The Chryseobacterium sp. G0186 genome includes the window CAATGAATCTGTACGCCCTTGGATGGATGAAGGTTTTACAAGCTATGCAGAAGGATATACGATGCATCAGTTATTCCCGGAAGAACTTCCAAACCCTTTTGCAAAGACGCTGGATGCCTACAGAAACTTTGTTAAAAAAGGAATTGAAGAGCCTGCGGTTTGGCTGGGAGATCACCATGACAACGGAACGGCTTATACCTATTCTACTTATGTGAAGGGAGAATTGTACCTGGTTCAATTGGGATACATTATGGGAGAGCAGAACCTTGCAGAAACCTTAAAGCAATATTATGACCAGTGGAGTATGAAGCATCCTACCGACAGAGATTTTCTTCATATTGCCCAAAAAGTTTCCGGGATGGATCTGAAATGGTTCCATAACTACTGGATCAATACAACGAAAACAATCGATTATGGAATTAAGGATGTAAAGTACGATGAAAAGTCTACTACCATTACCCTTGTAAACAATGGTCAGGTGCCAATGCCGATTGATTTTAGCATAATGACCACCGATAAAAAGATTGTTACCTATCAGATTCCATTGAACATGACGCATACATGGAAAGAAAAGGACATCTACGGTGATTTTAAAACAATGCCTTACTGGCCATGGACGCAGAAGGAATATACCGTTACTATTCCTTATACAAAATCTCAATTGTCTGTACTGGGAATTGATTTCAGCCAGAGAATTGCAGACGTCAATATGGCAGATAACTTTGTAGAAGTAAAATAAAAAGATAAACATAGAGATAAGAGGAGTATTTATAAGTACTCCTTTTATTTTTTTATAAATTTGAAGCTCAAATTTTTTCAAATCCTAGCCTGATAAAATATAAATGAATTCAATTGTAATAAATGTAGGAAACAGCAATATCAGATTTGGCCTTTTTAACGGAGATAATTGTGATATTTCCTGGGTGATCAATACAAAGCCTTACAGAACGGCTGACGAGTTGTATGTGCAAATGCTGATGCTTTATCAAACCTATAAAATTGAGCCAAGTGACATAGAAAGGGTTATTATTGGATCAGTAGTACCTCAGCTTACCAAGGTGATGAGTTCAGGAATCAAAAAGATCCACGGAATAACTCCGGTCATTGTAGACAGATCAACTCCATCCGGAGTACAGGCAAAATCTAAGCAGATGGGAACGGATATCTATGCCAATCTTGTAGCTGCTCACAATTTGTACCCCAACAGAAAAAAAATCGTTATTGATTTCGGAACAGCCCTCACAGCAAGTTGTGTAGCGGAAACGGGTGAAACGCTTGGGGTAATTATTGCTCCGGGAATTGTAACCTCTTTAAACTCTCTGATCAATCAAACCGCTCAGCTTCCGGATATTGAGCTTAAAAGACCCAAATCAGTACTGGGATTAGATACGGTAACCTGCATGCAAAGCGGAATGGTATATGGTTTTCTGGGCATGGTAGAAGGTTTTATCACAAGGATTAATGAGGAGGTGAATGATGACTGTTTTGTGGTGGCAACAGGAGGTGTTTCTCATGTGTATAAGCCCTTAACAGACAAAATCCATGTGATGGATAGATTACATACCCTGAAAGGACTTTACTTTCTGGGAAAAGATTTATAGGCTAACGGCTTTGTACTAAATCTTAAGTACTAGTCTCAATATAATCCTGAACAAAATGAAAGAATTAAAAGAATTTCCGGTAATAGAAACTGAGAGGCTTATACTCTCTCCATTGAAGGAGAATGATATTCCTTTTATTGTGGAGTATCTTCAGCATAGAATTTATTCGGATCTCACGTCTAATATTCCGTATCCTTACACCGAGAATGATGCCAGGCTTTGGCTGGAAATGTCTGAGGAAGCCTTTGAAAACAACACAGGGTATACCTTTGGAATTCACCATAAAGAGGGACAGTTTATTGGAGCAATCGGAATTCATGACAGAGATGATGATAAGGCTGAACTGGGCTATTGGATTGGAATTCCTTACTGGAATAAAGGCTATGTTACCGAGGCAGCAAAAGCGATTGTAGATTTTGGATTGAATACACTGAATTTCAATAAAATTTTTGCGACTCATTTTCTGCATAACCCGGCTTCCGGAAAGATCATGGAAAAGATAGGAATGGAGAAAGAAGTTGTTTTAAAGCAGGAAGTCAAAAAAGACGGTGAATATCTTGATCTTGCAATGTATTCTATCTTTAGAGAGGAAGAAGGAAATATCTTATAAATAAAAAACAGCCCAAAAGGCTGTTTTTTTGCTTATCATGGCTGGTATTCATGTTTATTTAACAACCGAGCCTTGTTTTTTCTGTTTCGGATCTTTATAAAGACATTGATTTATACCAATACTCCCATTGATCTTGGAAACTATCTTTTGCTTTTGAAAAAGGTTTTGACAATAGAAGAGCATTCCGCTTCCATAATACCTGTCACAATTTCTGTTTTTGGATGTAGGGAAAGGTGTTTGTTGATAAACCCTCGCTGCTCATCTCTGGCACCAATGACTACTTTTGAAATCTGTGACCAGGAAAGGGCACCGGAGCACATCACACAGGGCTCCATGGTGACATACAGTGTGCAGTCTTTTAAATACTTGCCTCCAAGAAAATTGGCGGCTGAGGTGATAGCCTGCATTTCAGC containing:
- a CDS encoding nucleoside deaminase; protein product: MFTDEYYMKMALQEAENALEKDEVPIGCVVVSNNRIIARAHNLTETLNDVTAHAEMQAITSAANFLGGKYLKDCTLYVTMEPCVMCSGALSWSQISKVVIGARDEQRGFINKHLSLHPKTEIVTGIMEAECSSIVKTFFKSKR
- a CDS encoding type III pantothenate kinase → MNSIVINVGNSNIRFGLFNGDNCDISWVINTKPYRTADELYVQMLMLYQTYKIEPSDIERVIIGSVVPQLTKVMSSGIKKIHGITPVIVDRSTPSGVQAKSKQMGTDIYANLVAAHNLYPNRKKIVIDFGTALTASCVAETGETLGVIIAPGIVTSLNSLINQTAQLPDIELKRPKSVLGLDTVTCMQSGMVYGFLGMVEGFITRINEEVNDDCFVVATGGVSHVYKPLTDKIHVMDRLHTLKGLYFLGKDL
- a CDS encoding GNAT family N-acetyltransferase; this translates as MKELKEFPVIETERLILSPLKENDIPFIVEYLQHRIYSDLTSNIPYPYTENDARLWLEMSEEAFENNTGYTFGIHHKEGQFIGAIGIHDRDDDKAELGYWIGIPYWNKGYVTEAAKAIVDFGLNTLNFNKIFATHFLHNPASGKIMEKIGMEKEVVLKQEVKKDGEYLDLAMYSIFREEEGNIL